The following nucleotide sequence is from Branchiostoma lanceolatum isolate klBraLanc5 chromosome 18, klBraLanc5.hap2, whole genome shotgun sequence.
TATTTCCGTTGCAATAGAAAAAGTCATACATACACCAAACCTAGGTCCTCTTTATGTTGACACCTTGCATAATAGTATATATCATATAATCGATGTCGAATGCGATGGcgtcctgatgcatttcagtttcaaactgtatttgttggatcacttgaAACGAAATCTAAGCAACAAAAGAAGGAAATGTACTGACCCCATTTTTTTCATGGccgtaatcagaaacacaacattcatTTTTCTAGGCCTCTTTGTATTCCCATTCAAGTGCAAGGCTCAGTACCAGTATTTCTCAAGCCTGTATAATACAATAGGGTTAGACCCTAGTAGATAGTTCTTGTATCTTTATGCAGCAtctttacattttgatatacGACACTAGAAATTAGAAACTAAATCTGAAATTACACAAAGAGCTAGAACATGTATCTTCAACTTACAACTTCACTTCTTTACAACTTTACAACATTCAACCATTATGTAAACGTTATTCAACTAAGTCATTGCTAATCTGCAACTGGGGCAAACTTGCACTCTCCGCATTACGTAGGGTATAGTGTTGATAAGATGCACATGAAGAGGACAGCTGCTGTTCCATATGTCAGACAGCTAGTCCATTAGTAGCTTGAGCAGTAAGCTATTCTCTTTCTCACTATCTGATGAGCTGGTTTGTTGCTGTGAAAAAAAGATTGTACATGTGAAATATGTACTTAAACACACCCTTTGCTCTTAATTTGAACATGACAACATGTTAACTTAAAGGCAGAAAATTGTGATCTGGCAAAATATGTCGACAGAGAATGCAGGATGCTACgaatgtgttagggtggtctcCCACTCCCACAAATCCTGAATTTCAAGTCAAATGCATTGATCTAAAGAGACAGAAAACGAAGCTGAAAAGTTCTCACAGTCTTTTAAGGGAATGTCTTAAAACTAAATTTGACAGACTTTGGTTTGGATCTCTACTGACAAAATCCGAgatacaaattgaatgtatcTGTTAACAGAGACTCCGGTCTTCTTCCAGATAGCAATCTTCACTAACATGTACTGTATCCGGACTCATCAACCATCACATAACAGAAACAGGGGACGTCACACGCTGTCATAAATAGATTTGATCTATACTATAACAGTTATAGACGAGGCTATGGAAGTCccctgtatttttgttgtggCTTAAGTTTACATTTGACCTGCATGCAATACTCCAGCTACTGTTGTGCTGTTTTGATGTTGCCTTATATACAAAACCTTTTTATAGCAGACTCACAGTTAAAGCCACAATGTATTTCATCTCTAATGTCACATTGCACATTTACATTAATTTGTCACAGTCTTCATCATTCCAATGCATACATATACATTAACATAAACATCGTAcgctttttcttctttgacagGGAAGAACAATGTCTTCTGTGAAGTAATCAAGAATGCCATACCTTCATCCCATCTTTGCCTCCGTTTCCACTACTACTGCTTCTTGTTGCCTCCTGTACACATATGAATCCAGAATTCATATTAAGCACTACAGGCCAATGTCACTTCTGACTTGAGACAGAAACACATCAGACCCAAGGGACTTCCATAAGGCAAACGTTAAAACGTTTTGGTTTGATGGGAACAAttctttcatgtacatttgtatgtcaccTTCATGATCAAATATGTCCAAAATATTTCCCAACATGACACAGTAACAACATGGAGAAGTTATCCATGACATCAGAGAGTGATATTTTGATGAGGGAATGCAATCCAAGTTACTAAATATATATAGCTCTCTTGTGCTATAATATTAAAGTAAATAGTGATTCCATGACCCCTCATCTTTTCTCTCTCTGtgatgttacatttataatTATTTAACACAGTGAAGTGGTACAACACAACAGAAACGGAATAAAACATAGAAAGCAAATACCTCACTCATATCCACAGGTACACCATCATTAGAGTATGATTCACAGAAAATCATGCGGGGGGGGCAGCAACCCAACAGTCAAATGCAACAGACAGAAAGTTAAATGATACTGTTTTAGGACACCTCCAGACACCACTACTGCGGCCAAGCGCTCGTGACATCATGACGTGACAGCGGCAGTGGTGCCTGGGACAAAGACGCGCATGCAAATCACAGCTACGACTGACTGTTGGCCAGAATTCACCCCTTTGATGATAGGAACATCATTTACATGCAAATCGCTTTCTTCAATAGCACGGCAAAAGTTGCAAATGGCAGGAGAACTTTGAAGGACTTAATGAAAAACAAGTTAGAACTGGACTTTGGGGTATGTCTATCAATTTAGTATACCGGTAGTAGGCTTTctaattttaagtttagcctctctttaaaaacaacaccaaagcctcttaccacaaaattaatTCCCTGCAAACTGAAATCAATTTATGGGCCCATCGagcatccctcaacagagatggGGGCCGATACCAACTGCAGGGACTTTTGACCGTTGCTGACATCGCACATCGGCTCATCAGGTCAAGTGACATGGGCTTCaggtcaaatcaacttgagacGGACCAGAGAACTGGTCAAAACCTTGTTGGTAagaacttaggccacaccaatttattttcttggttgacggaataaaaaaacattttggtttaaatgctagattggaaaaacaacatgaaaacagaatctcagaggaatgtttttactttggtgcacacagtttcagggagtgaacagggtcaggtgcaagttttcaccccagccttctgtatcaatgatttgtttttgctaaaattaaaaatcaaaatctgttaaccaagaaattaaattggtgtggccttagctttgTGTACAGATTTAGCGTTTGAATTTATCAATATGTCAATTTATGGTATCATCATCAAAGGGGTGCATCCGGAGAGGGAGAGATTAGAGAATCATGGTCCAGATCACCACATGCATACCTTCAAGTCACTTTGTGAGCATCCTGATTCACCAAGAGAGCTACCTGAATCAGAGGTCGGGCCAAACCGACCGCTCGGATCCCTGAGGGCATCCGCCCCAAACTGGCTCTTCGGAGGCCCCCCGTGGGGACTTATCAGTCCCGCACTAGTCGGAAGAGACATTCCCACTCTGGCACCTGTAAGGTAATGCGAAAAGATGAGTTTATATTCTTcatttattgaatgaatgaagacctttataaTTGCACATTATTGCCACAccgggtttagtacaggtcacaacaaaataaaacctgttgaacagatacagttaacagatacaaaataaaagtaACTATCAATTTAGATGAATTCAACTTCTCCTTGATTGTCAGTTATAGTAGAGATAAATGAACAGATAagatatgtttatttgttttataatCACTAAGAAGACTAGTTCCCTAATATAGTGGCTCTGTGTCCTGGGCTATAAAAAAAAGACAGGCACGGCCCTATACAGCAAAAGGTGTGCGCTTTTCACTTTATGCAACCGTAACATCAGCCACGTACTGACAGAGGTTGTTTTTACATGGTCACAACAACTGATAAATATTAAGTATTTGTAAGTCACCACTTACCAGCATATGACTGCATTTGACTGCTGCTCGATGTAACAGCTGATGGCATAAAGTTGGGTCTGGAGGCTACAGAGGACACTGGGGACAAGAGCTGACCAGAGGATACTGGGGACAAGAGCTGACCAGAGGATACCGGGGACAAGAGCTGACCAGAGGATACCGGGGACAAGAGCTGACCAGAGGACGTCGGGGACAAGAGCTGTCCAGGACCAGGGGATGTTGGGGACAAGATCTGGCTGAAAGGTGACTGTGGCATTCCACCATGGCCTGCATTCCCCTGATTCATCTGAGTGTTCTGGAATAGAAGAAAACGACTTTCAGTCACTTGCTGGAATCTTGTAGCCTGAGTGCCCTCCTAGGGAAGCGAGACTCAGTATAGAATTAGAAGCCTTGATAGTAAATTTAACCTTAAAAGCTTGTAAATTGAATGTATACAGTATTCAACTGCAACATTTCAAGAAATACATCTTGAACCTTATATcggatagcacccaggctagaaaTCTTGCTCAACCTCCATGTTTGTTGGTAGAAGCAAGTTcaatatacaagtcatgtacttgAGAAATCATTTTAAAATAATTCTTTTCACTAGGAATTTGAGGGGAAAAAGAGGAAAAGGTGCACAAATAACACTGTTTCAGGTGTTCATCCTGAAACATATTGTCCTTGATTACATCATTTATCATTTTCCCTGCCAAATGATTTATTCTGGTTTGTCCTCACCATTGGGAAGTCCTGGTTCCTGTCTTGTACAGAGAAAGCCACGCCCTGGGCCCGCCTCGGGGACAGCTGGGCCATGCCAGGTAACGCCGTCTGGCCCAGTCGGGGCTGGCCCATCGGAGAACGCTGCTGCATCCTGGGCAAGGAGTTCTGGGACGCAGGGCTAGCCATCTGGGACTGATGCGGGCCTGAGAACCCACCTGTGGTACAATGTCAagataaaatacattttactaCCTACTTCTAAATTAATGCCATCTAATGAATGGAGCTCCTATTTTCAGAATCTTAGTACTACTTAGTACTACTCTTCTCCAGTATGGAAATAATGGTAATAACTGCTTTGTAGTTCATTTACAACAGTGCAAAAAATGCAATTAAAGTACTGAGTGTTATCAAATGCAATTGTGAAGTCAGtaaatttgatatacatgttcCCACTTTCTGACATGACAGATTACTCTCACCTTGCTGGATGCTGTGCATGTTGGAAGGACGCTGTTGCATCATAGAACTTCCAGTGGGGCCCATCTGCTttaaaaaagtaaacaaattgcAGGCTTTAATCTTGTGAAATCTCTATAATGGacatcctttttttcaaatttttattgTGATCACCTTCAAATGTTCTTTATCAGAAGGCAGCTTTATGAAAATGACTTGTACTTGTATAGGAGAACACAAGAGCCTGGGAGACAGGGATAGCACTGTTATTAATCAGAAGGCTACCTCTAACGCCCAGCTATTACTGGAACAACCCTTCATAATTTTATAAAATGCCGGTGCAGtggcctaattggtagagtgttcgccttgcatacagtAGGTCTTGAGTTCGATCCCCgtccgggtcataccaaagactttaaaaatggtacatacttctttctctgctcagcactcagcatttgggaaagagtatggaagttaaacacacacatcactaccagcagaccagccccctgctgtagtgacttgcacttgtgtggcccaagggcttcgattgggagatgggcgcccccctacgcatcttcAATGTatgggaccactttaacttttttttttatggaTGATCTAAATCACTACTCTGTATGTAGAGAAACCAGTTAAAGCACCTGTCGATAAGGCATCCGAGGTGTCAGAGGAGAGACCAGCCCCCCCTGTGATGTCACAGGATTTCCTGCCATCTGATTGGGTGGCACCATTTGGTTTGGTGATGTCATCAAGTTGGGTGATGTCATCCCTGGGCTGGATGGTGTCCTTGACCTTGGGGCTATCATCTGGTTGGGTGACATCAGCGGAGGTCCCATTTGGTTTCCCGgcatctgattggttgattgcaTCGACATGGCTTTAGACGTCATCAGCTGAGCCGACGGCGAGATTTGGTTTGGCGGAGCCACCTGATTGGGCGAAACGATTGGGCCAGGGGTCATGCTGACGAGCGATGTCATAGCGTTGGGCGACATCATGCCTCCGTTCTGGTTCCTGACGTTGGCGCCCATCATCGGCTGGTTGATTGACAGGTTTGCAGGCCGCACCATCCGGGCGCGAAGCTGCTGCGAAGGTTGCCCTGGCATGGCGGATCTAGCCTGAAAACCTGCAGAAAAGAGAATCAGAAAATCATTAAAAACTCAAAACGGaggaaacaacaacattcaTCTATCATGAAAGTAAGGGTCGATGTAAATCTATAAATTTTAAAACACTTTTGGATCTTTCTTGATAAGCAAATTCTGAAAGTTGAATACCTCTAAAATCATATTGaattaagttgaaaatagaAGACAGAATACTATATGTAATAATTGTAGAAAGAAGCACAAAATTATGGTTGTATGTTAACTCGAAAAGAAGTATAATCAGAGCTTTAAATATGGTGCCACTGAAACTTGGAAATAATATAAAAACTTTGAATCCATGATTCCATGTATAAAACAATTCTCACCTTGGTTGATGTTGCTGCCCTGCTGTGATGGGAAAACTGAGCTTTGGGTGCTCATGTTACTTTGGCCACCCTGGGGGTGGGGGATGCCATTGTTTACACCCTGGGGGTGGGGGATGCCATTGTTCACACCCTGGGGGTGGGTGATGCCGTTGTTCACACCCTGGGGGTGGGTAATGCCATTGTTCACACCCTGGGGATGGGTGATGCCGTTGTTCACACCCTGGGGGTGGGTAATGCCTGTGTTCACACCCTGGGGGTGATTGATACCACCATTACCACCCTGGGGATGGTTCATGCTGCTATTAACGCCCTGGGGAAAGTTCATGCCAGAAGTCGAGCCTTGGGGGCGACTGATACCCCCACCCTGGGGGCGGTTGATACCCCCACCCTGGGGGCGATTGATACCCCCACCCTGGGGGCGGTTGATACCCCCACCCTGGGGGTGGTTGATACCCCCACCCTGGGGGAGGTTAGCACCTCCTGCCTGTTGCACATTTATGGCATTGCCAGGCTGGGCCATGTTCATGCCAGCCCCACCCCCCTGGGGAAAGTTTGCCCCACCCCCACCGGTGGGGAAGTTCAGAGGGTTGTTGGGTAGGCCAGCCATGTGGGATGCTGCTGACGGATTGGACGCCATTCCctggaaaatgaagagagaATCGTCATAAATAGACTgctcccatagccccgcccatctCTGTCAAAACCATAATGCAGATTGAGAAGTTCAGCATAAAAATGCATACAtgtgacagacatgcagccactctctcattggtcaaagcGCTAATTGCCACAATCTCATTCGCTGCACTGAACCATTTTTGATTCTCTTTTGCTTATTCATTTTCCCTCTTTGTCTAACTGCATTTTTTCCTGTCTGAATTTGATTTTCTGaattctatttctatttttacaatgtacatatatactcCCTTCCCCCCTTCAATTAAAGTTAACAGTTCTTAACCATCAGCACTCTAGAAGTAGCCACTTGGCacacaattccctattggttacagagtttatctatttattctcAAATGTCACAGCACACTACACTGATTCTCTAGGCAGCCCAGCTtatgtttgagagtcaacaCTTATGGACAGAAGAATACATGGCatggcaatttacacatcactacTTAATATACAATGTTACAAAGTTAAGCAGCAAAGGGAACTTAATCTGCACCACTGGGATAACATCTTTTATCTACAGACCTGTGCCTGAGCCTGTACTTGTGCCAGGGCCTGTGCCTGTGCCTGTCTCCTCTGCAGCTGGATCCTCTGTAGCTGTAGGCGCTGCTCGTTGCTGAGGTTCGGGAGGCGGTAGTTCCCTCCTCCTGCATCAATTCAtcacatttcattttgtttaatttactgtctaacaatttttgtactttgtatttgatttaattgtatctAATTTTGCACTCCGGGAAGAATAGCgtaaaatttgtgaaaattgaacaCTAATTGAGATCTGAATAAATCTGACTTCCttcaagagactcttgaagtaacagaAATTACCAAAACTAACAGACACGGatcatgaaccagctttcgctcTACTATGtgtttgtaccatgtatatgtaaatgatatatgttgatagagttacatgtattaggacttaaatgatgtGATCTgtatatctctgttatatttcattACACCATTAACttttccctcatgacctcaatgaatgCTTGTCATGAagaaacaaaggttcaaacaaacaaacgaacctgCTGCGGCAAGCCGGGCCTGCAGCTGTCTctgctgcagcagcagctgcgACTGGCGCCTCTGCAGCATATTGTACAGTTGCTGCTGTGTGTGAGGCATCATGGGACGGCTGTtgctctgaaaaaaaaaaaaaagattgcacCTATCATTACAACCGCCATACTGTTGTTTGAATAATGTTACaatacaggctgatttgagctacTAGTGAATAAAGacaggttcaaacaaacaaaaataccacAAGCTGGTATGAAAATTCAAAAGATTTTACTGCACTCTGTGATGTGACGTTTACAAAATTTTTAATGCgctgtttttgtgaaaatacaAACTGTATATAATCGTCTTGTCTCTCACCATTACCTGGTTCCTGGCCATCGCCATCGCTTGCTGCTGTGGCATGCTGGGTCGGTTGGCACCAGCAGGGAATGAGGTACTGCTGGGCACCTTGGGCTGGCCCTGCGTCAGGTTTCTGTTTGGCTGTTGTGCAAAGCAAAGGTGCATAATCTCATAAATCATGCGACATCATGCAGAACTTAGGCAGAACTTGGAGAGCACAAACTGCCACCAAGGCAACATCAAAACCGTCTTCAACTTCTCTGCTCATAAATGCATGCTAAGAAAACCTGGGTAAACGTACATTTGCAACatcaagtcaaccgtacacacttaTGTCAGGTCTTCAGGAAAGACGCTTGATCAAAGCTGACACTTAGACATGTTTTACTGGTGTGGCTTCTTCAATGGTTGGGTTCAAATGAGCAcaggtacatgttgtacatgtacaatgaattcTTACTTTTGATAAAATGTTTTACAGGCCAGATGCATAGTGCCCTACTAGTAAGTAGCTTTGCAAATCTCAAAGTTTAGTCAAATTGAGTGTGTGGGCTTAAACAAAATCAGTTTATGGGAATCATACAGTTCCAGCATCCTTTCCATATTACagtttttatttgattttgaggTTGCCAATCATATTTACCAAATGCTAAGAAAACACTTATTTCATGGCAGAGGGAACTGCTACAATGAGTTCAATCAAACAGAGAaactgtagcctgggtgccatcctatttctaccagggctcctacattTGCTAttattttagggtagcgaatgtaggagccccggtagaaataggatggcacccaggctaagaaaCTACGCTGCTAAAAACAAAACTCACCATGCCCATGTTTGGCAGTTGCTTTGGTGGCATGCCTCGCACTGGAGACAAGGGGATCTGGCTGGGATCCTGCTCCTGCCCCACCATCCCTGCACCTGCCACAGACGGACCGACCCCCAGGTCACCACCCGGACCCATCTGAGCGAACACCTGCAAACCATCCATTCCACCATCCAGCATGGAGAAGTCACCGCCTTCTGTTCCCGGAGTCATCGGGACACTCCCGGCGGATGGTGCAATCCCAAGCAGTTGGTCGATTTCGCACAGAATGGAACTGTCGCTCTTTAGAACACTCTCCAGCTGGGCGACTAGGTCCCCTCCCTGTGGCGGGTCGGACCAACCCATCACAGAACCACCCATCTGGTTAAAGCGATTCACTCCTGGACTCTGCTGAGTCCCAAGAAGGCTACTGTTTCCTTGGAGTCCAAGAAGGCTTTCCAACTCAGCGATCACTTGTTCGCTATTCTGTAGGCTTCCCGCACTCAGACTCGGCGGACCTGCCGCATTGTCAAGGCCCTTCGAGCCTTGGCTCGATGGATCGGAGTTGAGTCTTTGGGTAGGGTTGCCGCCGAGGATGCCAAGGTTTAAGTTCGTCCCTGCGGTGGCAGTGATTGGGAGAGCCGCTTGGGGAAACGAAGATGGCATGATGGACACGTGCCCGACGTTTCCACCGGCCGTGTGGAACTGCATGGTGTCTTGCGTAGATCTCACGTCCCTACCACCACCTCTGGCACCACCCTGTATGCTGTTCAGCAGGCTGTCTCCCTCCTGTTTTATGAGATCGAGAAGAGCTTCATCGTCCCAATCAGCTACATTGCTTGGCATGGTGTCGAGTGGTGCACTGCCGGTAGCAGCTAGGAGGTTCTGCAGGATTTTATTGACTTGCTCctgtttctccttcttctccagtTCTTCGTTTGTGCTTGTGCTGTCCGCCATCCTGACCGTGGCTCCCTGCAGGACACTGGCGGTTTTTGGAGAGTCGTCGTCTTTGAGCATCCTCTCAAGGAGTACTTCCTTACGTTGTCTTTCCCTCTCTTCCAGGGTCAGTCCGGTGTCGTTCTCACCACGCTTGTCCGTACTAAGCAGCTGTCGCAGCAATGGCGTCTCTAATGCAGCATCTGTCAATTCCTCATCACCACCTGGAGTTGTCGTATTGCCTTGATTTAAGCCCGGAACTATCGGCTCTATTCGCTTGGCGGATGGACCAGAACCTATTGGGCTCACGTTTGGACAGTTGGACTGCCTCAAACCTACCGACATGTCAATATTTTGTCTAATGTTCGGTACTGTTGGTTGCAGTCCTACCCTTTTGCTCACAGTCTGTTCAGCTATTGCCTTCCCTGTTTTCGACACATTTTTCGAGAGGCTGTCACAACTTGTGCTGTCCGCAGAAATTTTCTGCTCCTCCGATAAGGAGGTTACCAACTTCTTTCCAAGGAGCATGGGCTTGTGTGGGCCTGCCTTTTCCGAGCTAGGTTTGCCGAGTTCTTTTTCCATTTGCGGATGCCGCTGTTCGGGAAGGACGACAGCAACTTGCTGTCCCGACCGCGCTGTGCTCCAGGTGGGCATAGTGGCCGCAGGGCTGGCGATACTCGACACAGACTGCGTTGTGACCGTGGTGGTTGTAGTCATGCCACTGGCCAGGGATGTCATCGGGATCTCTGTCTCCTGGCTTTGCATCGACGGTCTGGTTTCCAGCAGCTTGTGAAGTAGAGTTGCGTCCCCGCTACGACTGTCGCTCGACTCCGACTCCCTGCTATCCTCCCTCGTGAAAACCTCGTTTGGGATGTCCCCACAGGAGCTGGACACCGTCTCGCTTTCAAACAGCGACAGGTCGGCACACGACCCCGGTCTGCTGAGCTCCTGCGTGAGCAGTCTGTGCAGTCGGGGGTGGCGCGAGATGTCGTGGGACTTCCTGGAGATAGCCGCGAGAGAttcctgctgctgctgcttgAGTTTATCCACGTTCCGCATGCGCGAGTGAAGCTGGTGGAGCACCCCCACCACCATCTCCTGCTGGCTGGACAGCGGCAGGTGGCCCTTGAAGAGGTTACTCCACACGGTTAAGGAGCTCCCCGAGGGGGTTGATTTCGGGGGGCTGCTCTCGGTCGTCGTTGCTGTCTTCTCTGGACCTGACGTAGGCACTTCAACACTCTTTGGCGACTCCTCCTcatccttcttctcctcctcttgGGTTGGCTCCTCTTCCTCCTTTTCTAATACAGGAGGGGATGAAGGAGCGACGGATGCCGTGCAGGTGGGTTTGGGACGTTCTACCGTCTCCATAGGAATAACGTCATCTGCGGAGGATGCGGCTGGCTTGGTCTGCTCGGGAGCCTTTGGTGAGTTCATCAGCATTTGCAGCATGAGTTTGGACTGGGGCGGCTTGTCACTTTCAACAACCTCACTCATAGCCTTACCTGAAAAGACGAATGTAGAAATACAATCAGTCATGTACATAGTCCACAATCCAATTTCAATCTTTATTACAAAGCCTTACACTAGTTCTAGCTTGTTCTAGCCTACTTAATGCTTGGTTGACTTAATCATTAACCAGCACAATTACATGATTATTGGCAGAGGTAAAAGAAATCTGAAACCACTTCTTGGATCTATTTCTTTCCTAGAAATTCTGTGTTTTTTCTAGTCCATAGCCTCCCCACCAAAAATTATAAAGGTCAAGGTTTTATTTGCAATATGCAGCTTTAAAACTTGTTACAAAGAATACAGCCAATATTCCATAACTGCagagaaacaaggaaaaactCCTGgattcataaatcttataaatcACTGAGATTCTATAAGGCCAAAGCAAAACTAATGCAAAAATACTCAACCTAAGCTACTAAATTTTAACATGTAATAAAACAGCCAGCAAATActggtaaaaaaatgaattcctTGAGCTTGGAACAAATAATGTTAACATAGGGCAAACTCCCCCATACATACCTGACATGGCACTGAGCAGGTTGGTGATGGTTTGGCTGCTGGTGGtattggttgccatggtaacagatgGTTGGGATGTGGAGGACAGCCCAGGGATGTAGCTGGAGGACCCAAGGATGGATTGAAGGATGCAGTCAGTCATGGTCCCTTGTACAGGCACGTTGGGAACATTGCTGTCTCTGTAGACAAATATTCAAAAGTTTTATTTGCTAATTCGTCCATTTTTGCTCTAAACTTAGacgaacttcaatttttgttaaACCCTAAAACATCAACAACTTATCATGTCATAACTCAATTCGCTTGATCCTACGAACAAATTCAATCATTCTTGACAAAGTAATAACCcttaaacacaacaaaaaagttAGCTACttttggggagctttcgagacgtaCTCTGTCTGTTCTTCAACCTGgtaagtcagatctcgtctaggagttctcttgtcacgtgccTGATGATGCTGactatcacgtgacaagagacagtaattaatactttacatttggaaccgcatcatctcaccattgttgcttaacagtatCTATTAATTAAACAacactttacgtttgggactgcattgtcagcagtaacacctagcttcagtgcacagtgaactagtcagtattgccctgatgaagatggctgacagctgtcaaaatgtcggctcttgtaaaatgcttagttgtgaataaaagaaccttgctattcaattATCATATAGTTATCACACTCCTGGCAGCTTCATTCAATTACAACCTTAAAGATTCTACTGTGTACAAAGGGATATCATTTTATTCAAGTTGTACTTTTATCAACTTATAATCATTCTTTGTCAATTAAACTCTGCAGCTGACCAAATAAGAAATTCTCTGTATTCTTATCAATTAATGAATTAGATCTTCACCTGATGAGAGAATACATAGACATGATGTATTGGGGCTCCTTGCTCTCGGCATTTCGAAACAACTTGCTCTTTGTCTGGGCGTGAACCCAGTTACCTCCCGGCAGTTGAAACTTGTAGATTTGACTTGTGGCCGTGCCACATGCCATTACTGTAAGGATAGAGTATGTCATGTTAAGCAGATGACAGTGATTTACCAAAAGGTTTCAGTCTCCTGTTAACATTAAATGTGTGGCCCTAGGGctttagaaatggagatgggcactgccctgtACAACAAACGCTGTataacttgacttttttttcttttaaaacaccACCAAATCAAGGTTTTGAATATAGCATTACCTTTATTGCCTAAGCAAAGACTTATTTTTTTCTAGCAAGCTAGAAAATCGCCACAGTCTAACTGGAAACTATGAAATATCTATCCAGTTATGGTCTGAGGCAAGAAGGAAAATGCACCTTTTCTGCTACAGATCCCTTGTCCAGTGATAGCCTACACATAGATAAAATTACACTATCATCTTTGAAAAATAAGCAATTTCTGATCAAACATTTGAGTTgagt
It contains:
- the LOC136423784 gene encoding nuclear receptor coactivator 2-like isoform X5, producing the protein MSGHGSDTAPLVRKRKLSDSQDNAVMSKCVQEKRRREQEKMYIEELAELISSNMENLMTIKADKCAILQEAVKQIKALRHQEESAAREAVQQSDVSSSGQSLLPSNVLGNLLLEALNGFLFVVNSQGKLEFISNNVQNYLSYTHDELMGSSVYNIIHVGDHTQFVNCLLPMSLGNGVGWGADAAGKKCRSFQCRMMVKLEAEEDMEKHRTQTPQYKTMQCSAVYHPHPTKGKTEDGNDVPEACLVCIASKVAEANDVETVMPLEQFSTRQDVKGKILAVDTSGLSTSVPHGEIVRRCLTELYKDCEAWVMSKHHREVMACGTATSQIYKFQLPGGNWVHAQTKSKLFRNAESKEPQYIMSMYSLIRDSNVPNVPVQGTMTDCILQSILGSSSYIPGLSSTSQPSVTMATNTTSSQTITNLLSAMSGKAMSEVVESDKPPQSKLMLQMLMNSPKAPEQTKPAASSADDVIPMETVERPKPTCTASVAPSSPPVLEKEEEEPTQEEEKKDEEESPKSVEVPTSGPEKTATTTESSPPKSTPSGSSLTVWSNLFKGHLPLSSQQEMVVGVLHQLHSRMRNVDKLKQQQQESLAAISRKSHDISRHPRLHRLLTQELSRPGSCADLSLFESETVSSSCGDIPNEVFTREDSRESESSDSRSGDATLLHKLLETRPSMQSQETEIPMTSLASGMTTTTTVTTQSVSSIASPAATMPTWSTARSGQQVAVVLPEQRHPQMEKELGKPSSEKAGPHKPMLLGKKLVTSLSEEQKISADSTSCDSLSKNVSKTGKAIAEQTVSKRVGLQPTVPNIRQNIDMSVGLRQSNCPNVSPIGSGPSAKRIEPIVPGLNQGNTTTPGGDEELTDAALETPLLRQLLSTDKRGENDTGLTLEERERQRKEVLLERMLKDDDSPKTASVLQGATVRMADSTSTNEELEKKEKQEQVNKILQNLLAATGSAPLDTMPSNVADWDDEALLDLIKQEGDSLLNSIQGGARGGGRDVRSTQDTMQFHTAGGNVGHVSIMPSSFPQAALPITATAGTNLNLGILGGNPTQRLNSDPSSQGSKGLDNAAGPPSLSAGSLQNSEQVIAELESLLGLQGNSSLLGTQQSPGVNRFNQMGGSVMGWSDPPQGGDLVAQLESVLKSDSSILCEIDQLLGIAPSAGSVPMTPGTEGGDFSMLDGGMDGLQVFAQMGPGGDLGVGPSVAGAGMVGQEQDPSQIPLSPVRGMPPKQLPNMGMPNRNLTQGQPKVPSSTSFPAGANRPSMPQQQAMAMARNQVMSNSRPMMPHTQQQLYNMLQRRQSQLLLQQRQLQARLAAAGGGNYRLPNLSNEQRLQLQRIQLQRRQAQAQALAQVQAQAQGMASNPSAASHMAGLPNNPLNFPTGGGGANFPQGGGAGMNMAQPGNAINVQQAGGANLPQGGGINHPQGGGINRPQGGGINRPQGGGINRPQGGGISRPQGSTSGMNFPQGVNSSMNHPQGGNGGINHPQGVNTGITHPQGVNNGITHPQGVNNGITHPQGVNNGITHPQGVNNGIPHPQGVNNGIPHPQGGQSNMSTQSSVFPSQQGSNINQGFQARSAMPGQPSQQLRARMVRPANLSINQPMMGANVRNQNGGMMSPNAMTSLVSMTPGPIVSPNQVAPPNQISPSAQLMTSKAMSMQSTNQMPGNQMGPPLMSPNQMIAPRSRTPSSPGMTSPNLMTSPNQMVPPNQMAGNPVTSQGGLVSPLTPRMPYRQQMGPTGSSMMQQRPSNMHSIQQGGFSGPHQSQMASPASQNSLPRMQQRSPMGQPRLGQTALPGMAQLSPRRAQGVAFSVQDRNQDFPMNTQMNQGNAGHGGMPQSPFSQILSPTSPGPGQLLSPTSSGQLLSPVSSGQLLSPVSSGQLLSPVSSGQLLSPVSSVASRPNFMPSAVTSSSSQMQSYAGARVGMSLPTSAGLISPHGGPPKSQFGADALRDPSGRFGPTSDSGSSLGESGCSQSDLKEATRSSSSGNGGKDGMKQQTSSSDSEKENSLLLKLLMD